TCATTTATTTATGGAAAGTTCTGAAACTTGTCACTCACATGAAAAGATACATTTGTTAGACAACTTCTTTCTGGGATGGAATTCAGATGGTGCAGGAAAGTTGGGGGATGGTAAAACAGGAAGGGAGATTTGAAATAAGAGGAAAATCGTTTCCACCACAGTTTCCTGCTATTTTCTCCATAGAAGCAAACAGTTGTAAGAAAGACTTTGGATTGGATCCAGATGAAGTATGTTGAACTTTCGTCCCATTGAAAATCGGGGGATGAGTTAGAATACAGTTGGTCCTGTATgtttgcaggtttcacttttgcGGATGTGGTTATCTGTGAAGTTGATTAATACAGTCTCTAGGAAACTCTGGGTCAAAGATCCTCAAACTATgactctccagctgttttggcctccagctcccagatgccctagccagcttgttcaatggccaggaattcttggagttgaaggcccaaacagctggagactCCTGATTCATGgactgcatctatactgtagaattaatgcagtttgacaccacattagctgccatggctcaatgttatggaatcctggatttgtggtttggtgaggcactagcactctttgacagggaaggttaaaactttgtaaaactacaattcccatgtttccacagcattgagacatgatggttaaattggtgtcaaactacatttcttctacagtgtagatgcaaccatgAAAGTATTGGGAAAACAAGGAGATCTTTTTCCCTCCCTATGGATCCTTCCTTGGCTCTTTTACAAATAGAGAGCTTCCTTCTGATACATCTGTGCCCACAGAGCTCTTCATTAATGCACCAAGGAGGATATCTTTGGAGCAATGGCAGCTGTTGACTTTCATGAGTGGTGCAGTGAATCTGGTCTAGATTTATGTCCAAACTTTAAAATCGTTGCACAATATATTTACTGTAATTCTAATCTGTAATAGGATTGGCATattcaataaggtaaaggtaaaggtttcgcctgacgttaagtccagtcgtgtccgactctgaggttggtgctcatctccatttttaagccgaagagccggcattgtccggcatgactgcatggaacaccattaccttcccgctggagcggtacctattgatctactcacatttgcatgttttcgaactgctaggttggcagaagctggagctaacagcgggcgctcacgccgctccccggatttgaacctgggacctttcggtctgcaagttcagcagctcagcgctttaatacactgagccactggaggctccggcATATTCAATACTCTACTTAAAAACTGCAGCATTTGACCAAATGCAAAAGCCCCTCAACTGGTCTTGGACTACCTTGAAGATTATTCTACTAGATCCATAGCTGTGTCATGCCCCCCATTCTGGCCCCAACAAAATATGCTCTTTAGATAAGTAATCCCATGGTGTGGTTGGAAGTGAACAACTAGCATGCGTGATTGTCTAGGAATTCTCAATGGCTAGCATCATTGGAAGCCATAATTTCAGCTGATTTGCATCTCAATTTAAAATGTCCTCTGGTATTTCCATCAGACTTAAACCATCAGGCAATTAGATTGATTGTTGTATCATCAAAACTGCAGATTATTACAGAATAGCCCCTACAGTGATCATTGCTGGATTAAAAAAATAGCACTGTAGGCTCCCGTATGATCTGGGAATAGACACTGTATAACATCATAGTTGCCAATAAGCATCCATCATGAATCAACAAAAGCTATAGAAGTTTTAATTGATTCTCATTTTATTTCTAGTATGGAAGTGCACCAGGAGGGCCAGCTTTTCCTGGACAAGCTCAGGATCCTTTATATGGCTATTTTGCTGCAGTCGCTGGGCAGGTATGGTTTCATGACAGGTTTGGAATTTGAATCCAAGTATCTTTAGTCCAAGCTAACCACTGCAGcatatagcctgcagcacctgactttgcttagcttccaagatcaaactggatctggtgtctttagattatttaggattccatggcatcctcttgtttttaaaaaaagcttatcCCTCCAGCATCATGAATTCACGATAAAGTTTGTCCCTGAATTTTATAGCTTAGTCTTGCAGACCAGAAAGGCACTAATCCATCTGTTGCCCTTACAGTATTCTGCAGAAAATGGCCAAAGAATCAAAATGAGATAAGTGTTGGGTTGGCATGATACAGAGGCCCAAACACTAAGAACACTCTGTCCTCCATTCACAGGTGACGATTATTAATATCTGCTCCTAGAAACTGTATCTGGACCATGCATCAGTAGTGCACATGCTCATTCTTGCATTGCCAAGCCATCGTATCGAATTTGTGTCTCACTGGCTCTGTTGTCTATGTCATGACTTCATCTGCTAATCTTTACTCCATCTCCCAGCAAAAAAGGAAACCAGGCTGATGGCAGGCTCTCtgggttggccatctgttgggatggtTTTGATtctggcaagggattggactggatggcccttggtatctcttccaactccatgattataTCTCTGAAGgacaggaaggagaaaaaagagagaacctTGCCAAGGCAGGAGAAGCCACACATCTGCTGTTCTTAATACCCTGCTGTTGGGAGTAGTTGCCTCATAGAGCCTAATGCCAGAGATTATGAGAATATTGAAAGCATAATTAATGGgatttctgttttgcttttttctGTTTTCCAAAGGATGGGCAAATAGATGCTGATGAGCTTCAGAGGTGTCTGACCCAATCAGGAATTGCTGGTGCCTACAAACGTAAGTTAAACATAGGGGCCCTAAATCTTATTTAGTAGATTTATTCGATCTTGGATTTACCTGCAGGTTGCCTTATTATTCATCAGTTGATTTAATAGGACTGTTCTGGTTGGGAGTAAGCAATAGGATTCCAACTAGTAAGTGAAATGTGGCATCTTCAAGCCTTGGCAGTTTTATTTTGGCAAGAACTTTTCATGGATTAGAATCCTAAATGCATAAGATGCATGAAGTGTGATCTTCAGTTAGTAAGTCAAATATATGCAGACGTGGAAAGCTGGACGAATTGTGAAGAGTGTGACTAAATGGCCATACTGTTATTATTGTgtaatatagcacaatattatttcttttcattCTGTGTAGAATGAGTTgtgtttaagagaggaaagcaaaGTAATAATCGAAGTAATGCCTGTGCACTTACAATAGTGATGATTTATAGGAGTCTGAATGTTTTTCTTTAAAGGATAACCTTTCCAAGGTCTGCATTTGAGTCCTttgcctagatcagtggttctcaacctgtgtgtccccaggtgttttgacctaaaactcccagaaatctcagccagtttaccagcagttaggatttcttggtgttgaagtccaaaacatctgtggacctacaggttgaaaaccactgacctagatggAGTGGTTTACAGGGTATTTTTGCTTAAGGTTGAAGTGTGACACAGTAGTTGGTAAAAAGGTGAATAATATATGCCTTCTTCATAATACAGTCATCTCTCCACATTGGCTGGGTTTAGAGGCCTGGGAAAATTGAGAAATGCAAACTAAAACACATTTCTTAACCtaagagaacatttctctaggaatctttagaccCTCCAGCAAGATTCTGTGGTCGGCTTCTGCTGAAAGATGTACATAGAATCATActagaggacttagagattcctaaggagaacattttaatcaaatccatgaatgatcaaaaccgcaaaagtcaaaactgcaaatgcggAGAAGCAACTATACTGGCTATTGAAATGGATTGATAGTAACTCAATGCAGACAAAGGAATGTATTATTTTACACAAGTAATAAATAACTTTCAAATTCTCCAGCAGAAGGTGCACACATACTTCAACAGATTTTAAGAAAAGGTCAAAAATGTACTGTATTATTACTTATTTGGCACGAACTATCCAACCATTTCCCAGCTATTATGCTTTTATTGCAAAACAGTTACTATGTCCTCTCTTGTGTTGCTATCCTATCTCTTTTCCATGTTGTGGAATCCTTGAAGAACGTTTTAGGCAATTAGTTACATTTCACAAATTCTGATGTGTGCTAATATAAGCATAAGAAGGAAAAGATTCTTTTAATGACTCTTTAAgaatctttttttcctctttgccTCCAAAACCACTCTTTTCAACACACGTTGGGAGGGGACGCTGGAGAGAATGGAAAGCACTTGAATGAATAATATATGCTTTGATTAATTATGAGTATCAGTAGTTGTCTGAAATGAGAGGCTAAtgtgtttttcttatttttctttgaaCAGCTTTCAACCTAGAGACATGCAGACTCATGATCTCCATGCTTGATGTATCCTTTGAAAATCTGACTGTGATTTCTAATGCATGTTTGTTTGAAATCGTAGGTTTGCAGACACTTTAGTATTTTGGTCGCCTTCCGTTgaaaacattccagcttgttacCATTTTCAAACTGGATGTGAACCTGGGAACCAGTTTCAAGTGAGGTCTGACTAAAGTGGAAGAAAGGGGTGCTGTTGTGTACAAtacaacccctgtatccacaggggatatatTCCAGGACTTTGTGTGAATAAGCAAAACTGTGGGTAATAGTGAACCGTATTGAATGAATTACTTTggtggaagcatatcatagagtATTGTACTTCAGTTTAACACGGTATAACTATTTAAATGAAAAAGGCCAGCCTTGGAGTGACATTCATCCAAAGAACTACAGTTGTCCCAGAGTGATGATACTGAATTCAGCATTTACTTTGCTACTGATGATACCTGTTCCTTAGCCAGAGTGCAGAGAGATATGTCTGGCATGCTGGGCTTCAATGAATTCAAAGAGCTCTGGGCTGTGCTGAATGGATGGAGGCAACACTTTATGACTGTAGATACTGACCGAAGTGGTGCCGTTGATTCGACAGAGCTACAGAAGGCTCTAACTGGGATGGGTGAGCTGTGCAACTTCTTCTACGCGAAAATCAGTTCACACCAGACAAAATCACAGGTTTATTTAGTACAAGCAACTTCTTGTACCCTTGGGGtttgcaaaagttactttttgtagTATAGTACTCAGGATTTCCCAAGAGTGTGCCGTTAGCTTTACTAACTAGGGGAATTATAGGAGCTACCAATTCCAAAGCCCTTATTGCCCTCAACGGAAACCCAGACCCTCCTCTCAACAACATTAAAAGTATTACATTTCAAAAGTGGGTAACATAATGTAGCTGTGTACTTCTTTTTGAGGTGATATAACCAGCCAATCAACAAATACTGTGTTTCTTCAAATTTAAGATGCCCTCGATTGTAAGatacaccctaatttcagtactaccATCACCAATGAAAACACACAAGATACACCTGCGATTCTAAGATACGCCCCATTTTTTagatgtttatatagggggaAAAGTGCGTCTTAGAAATGAAGAAATACCGTATTAAAGAAGCAGGAACTCATAGTAAACGGGACCATCactgacacacaaaaaacccctGAAGCGAATGATTGGAACAGTATATAGTGTATTACATGAACCATAGAATTGGGGCGGGGGAGTAATGACATCCAAACCTTATgggttttttcttttgaaaaatgagAATAGAAAACATTTGCAATCTTCAGCATTCTTCTAAGTTTCCTGTATGTAATAGCCAGCATGGTGGAA
This sequence is a window from Anolis carolinensis isolate JA03-04 chromosome 6, rAnoCar3.1.pri, whole genome shotgun sequence. Protein-coding genes within it:
- the sri gene encoding sorcin isoform X1, which gives rise to MAYSGHPGAGGGYYQGGYGSAPGGPAFPGQAQDPLYGYFAAVAGQDGQIDADELQRCLTQSGIAGAYKPFNLETCRLMISMLDRDMSGMLGFNEFKELWAVLNGWRQHFMTVDTDRSGAVDSTELQKALTGMGYRLSPQAVNGIVKRYSTRGKISFDDYIACCVKLRALTDSFRRRDQAQQGMVNFQYDDFIQCVMSI
- the sri gene encoding sorcin isoform X2, yielding MAYSGHPGAGGGYYQGGDGQIDADELQRCLTQSGIAGAYKPFNLETCRLMISMLDRDMSGMLGFNEFKELWAVLNGWRQHFMTVDTDRSGAVDSTELQKALTGMGYRLSPQAVNGIVKRYSTRGKISFDDYIACCVKLRALTDSFRRRDQAQQGMVNFQYDDFIQCVMSI